A genomic stretch from Musa acuminata AAA Group cultivar baxijiao unplaced genomic scaffold, Cavendish_Baxijiao_AAA HiC_scaffold_1138, whole genome shotgun sequence includes:
- the LOC135671284 gene encoding uncharacterized protein LOC135671284 has protein sequence MPGGEAVAIAVRSVEPAPSDRQAGAEWREERDVEAGVGGVKKGESEKLCRICHLGSCVGGSEASELIQLGCACKGELGSAHRPCAEAWFRVKGNRSCEICGVNAKNINGEEDISFMERWHERRTLRRGGDATSETSRWWGNQRFCNFLIVCLVIAFVLPWFFHVRVL, from the exons ATGCCCGGCGGTGAGGCGGTGGCGATCGCTGTGCGGTCGGTGGAGCCCGCACCCTCTGACCGCCAGGCCGGCGCCGAGTGGCGAGAGGAGAGGGACGTGGAGGCCGGCGTCGGCGGAGTTAAGAAGGGTGAGAGTGAGAAACTGTGTCGGATTTGCCATTTGGGCTCCTGCGTTGGAGGATCGGAGGCGTCGGAGTTGATCCAGCTGGGGTGCGCCTGCAAAGGGGAGCTCGGCAGCGCGCATCGGCCCTGCGCCGAGGCCTGGTTTCGCGTAAAAGGCAACAG GAGCTGCGAAATTTGTGGTGTCAATGCGAAAAACATCAACGGCGAAGAGGACATCAGTTTCATGGAGAGATGGCATGAGAGGAGAACGTTGAGAAGGGGCGGTGATGCCACTTCTGAGACAAGCCGGTGGTGGGGGAATCAACGGTTCTGTAATTTTTTGATCGTGTGCTTGGTGATAGCATTTGTTCTTCCATGGTTTTTCCATGTAAGAGTGCTTTGA